A part of Miscanthus floridulus cultivar M001 chromosome 6, ASM1932011v1, whole genome shotgun sequence genomic DNA contains:
- the LOC136459101 gene encoding F-box protein At5g46170-like — translation MELEAAPRQQQQLEEEVGCPCGGSEAADQFERLHDAVLLDVLNRIGDVKALGRCALVSRRFHALVPLVDSVFVRVDCVIPDDPPPSSSAGAAPGSPPHQAPAPAARGRGALAHIARVLLGGIAWPIHALGQILSPAAAAVSRRSDPLPASPPAPVADVSHHSPSEVLRSFKELRRLHIELPTGELGIDDGVLLKWKADFGSTLGSCVILGASSVSSKPPTGSTQEETAAADSTAAAPDTSRETEEPGSLPDSLYTNGGLKLRVVWTISSLIAASARHYLLHPIICNHETLESLDLTDADGQGVLTMDKGQLQELRVRPVSPSGSSHRTLMPALSMRLHYAPLIELPGGTLLKGATLVAIRPSEDALREGQGVRAAGPVGTCWISEAFEEPYRTAAKVLLKRRAYCLEMNSF, via the coding sequence ATGGAGCTGGAGGCGGCGCCGCGGCAGCAGCAAcagctggaggaggaggtggggtGCCCGTGCGGCGGGTCCGAGGCCGCGGACCAGTTCGAGCGGCTCCACGACGCGGTGCTGCTCGACGTCCTCAACCGCATCGGCGACGTCAAGGCGCTCGGCCGCTGCGCCCTCGTCTCGCGCCGCTTCCACGCGCTCGTGCCGCTCGTCGACTCCGTCTTCGTCCGCGTCGACTGCGTCATCCCCGACGAcccgccgccctcctcctccgccgGCGCCGCACCGGGCTCCCCGCCGCACCAGGCTCCGGCGCCGGCCGCGCGCGGGCGCGGCGCGCTCGCGCACATCGCGCGCGTCCTGCTCGGTGGCATCGCCTGGCCCATCCACGCGCTCGGCCAGATCCTCTCCCCCGCCGCGGCGGCCGTCTCCCGGCGCTCCGACCCACTGCCGGCTTCCCCGCCCGCGCCCGTCGCGGACGTCTCCCACCACTCGCCCTCCGAGGTGCTCCGCTCCTTCAAGGAGCTGCGGCGCCTCCACATCGAGCTGCCCACGGGCGAGCTCGGCattgacgacggcgtgctccttAAATGGAAGGCCGACTTCGGCTCTACCCTCGGCAGCTGCGTCATCCTCGGCGCCTCGTCGGTCTCGTCCAAGCCGCCCACAGGGTCCACCCAGGAGGAAACTGCTGCGGCCGACAGCACGGCCGCCGCTCCCGATACCAGTAGAGAGACTGAAGAGCCGGGGAGCCTGCCTGATTCTCTCTACACCAATGGAGGGCTCAAGCTTCGCGTTGTCTGGACCATCAGCTCCCTGATTGCTGCGTCGGCGAGGCATTACTTGCTGCACCCGATTATCTGTAACCACGAAACGCTGGAGAGCTTGGACCTGACAGATGCCGACGGGCAAGGGGTGCTCACCATGGACAAGGGGCAGCTGCAGGAACTGCGGGTGCGGCCCGTCTCTCCGTCAGGGAGCTCGCACCGCACACTCATGCCGGCACTCAGTATGCGTCTGCACTATGCACCCCTCATTGAGCTGCCTGGGGGGACGCTGCTGAAGGGCGCGACACTGGTGGCGATCAGACCAAGCGAGGATGCCTTGAGGGAGGGTCAAGGGGTTCGTGCTGCAGGTCCTGTTGGTACATGCTGGATTTCAGAGGCCTTTGAGGAGCCATATCGGACTGCTGCAAAGGTGCTTCTCAAGAGAAGGGCATATTGCCTTGAAATGAACTCGTTCTGA
- the LOC136461035 gene encoding uncharacterized protein: MVDPIVGMKRLTKVLMDGGSGLNITYAETLDAMGIDRSRIRPTRMEILTFEVVGFHGTYHTILGHLCYVKFMAVPNNTYLKLRMPGPRGVITVGTFIERAYECEVECYKHATAIVASKELATIREEIIEEAPNLKWLARSFEPMEGTKEVLIDPNSSEDKVVLIGTTLSSK, encoded by the exons atggtcgacccgatcgttggcatgaagcggctcaccaaggtgctaatggatggaggcagcggcctcaacatcacgTATGCTGagacgctcgacgccatgggcatcgatcgatCGCGCATCCGGCCGACTAG gatggagatccttacctttgaggtggtcgggtttcatgggacctaccacaccatcctaggacatctatgctacgtgaagttcatggccgtccccaacaacacctatctgaagttgagGATGCCGGGTccacgtggggtcatcaccgtcggcaccttcatcgagcgcgcctatgagtgtgaggtcgagtgctacaaACACGCCACGGCGATtgttgcctccaaagagcttgcgaccATCAGGGAGGAgatcatcgaagaagcacccaACCTTAAGTGGTTGGCTAGGTCTTttgagcccatggagggcaccaaggaggtcctcatagaccccaacaGCTCCGAGGACAAAGTGGTGCTCATcggtaccacactttcctccaaatag